TGAAAGACCTTGTTAGTGATAAAAAATCAATTGCTGCTGCACGTACTGCATTGAAAAAATCAAATACGAAAACAAATGCAAACAAGCTTGTTAAAGCGAAAGACTCTCAAGATGCAACAACAGCAAAATTACGTGAAGCAAAAGATGAGTTAAAACTTGCACGTTCTGAGCGTTCTCAAGTTGTTGCTTTAGAAAAAGAGCGTATTCAAGAAGAAATGCGTCAAGAGCGCGCTCTTGAGCAATTAGAAGTTGCGGTTGAAAAGTACCGTGAAAAATTAGTGCGCCAATTTGATCGTGAAAAAGAGCGCCGTGCTAAACTTCTTGATAAGAAACGTTCACGCGCACGTCGTAAATAATATTATTTGCTTTTAAAGTAAATAGAGAAAAAGCACCGAAAGGTGCTTTTTTTATGTCCAAATCGCAACAATCGCCATGATGGTAAAACCGATGATGACAAAGCTAAAGTGCTTTAAGTTACAGCATTTATCAATCATTACTGCGCGATTAAGGCCGTGTAGTGTGCCTAAATAAAGGAAAGTTCCCGCAGATAGTGCGGTAAAGCTTGGGGCAATGAGTGGGTAGTGTGATAGTGATGCAGTGATATTACCAAATAAAATCCCTAATGGCGTCATCAGTGCAAAAACTGCAAAACAGATGATGCGAAGTTTAATTGATAGCCTGCTTTTGTTGATGTGAACAGCAAGAGCAAAGCTAGCAGCCCATTTGTGAGTGATAATCGCAAGTAAAATAACTAAAGTTGATGATAGTGCTGCGGTTAGGCCGAGCGCTGCACCTGCCAAGAAAGAGTGAACCGATAGCATAAGAGTGGCTAGCAGTGCAAACGCTGGGCTTTGGGCGCCTTGATGCTCATAAAGTTCACGGCCGATATGCTCGAGCCAAAGCAAAGCTAAAAAGACGATGCCTGCAAGTAGGAAAGGAACAGGATAATCAATATGGTTTTGATTAAAATCACTCGCAGCATCACCGAGCATATGCATGAGTCCTGCCCCTAGAAAAACACCGGCAGCGATAGCCTCGCCGAGTGGGAATTCACTAGCATGGCTTGATTTAAAGCGTTTTTTAAAGGGGAGCCAACCTGAAAAAAGTGTGACTGCAAGTATAATAAAGACGCTGATCAGTTTGATTGCTAAGAGTTCTGTCATTGTTAACCTGGCTGCTATTTATTTGTATTAAATCTAGTTTAAGTTTGATATTGTGTGATGTTATAATATAACTTTTATGCTCGCAACTGTATTTCTGTGCAATTTTTGTTTTGCCTATGCACTAGGGTCGTATTTAATTATTTGATATTGCTATTTATTTTTATAAACTTTTTATAAGTGAATGGTGGTAATTGACTTTATCTATGGCTTGATTTAGGGTGACAGGCGAATGATTTGGGGAGATGGGGCATTATGGCGACAGCATTATTAAAAGGGCAACAACCAGCTTTAGAAAATGGCTTTAAGGTTTTTTGTTGGCTATCATTGATTACTTTTTTGATTAAAGTTTATTTGGCTCATCTTGTCCCTATTACTGGAGATGAGGCTGAGTATATTTATTGGGGCCAACATTTTTCTTGGGGCTATTATGAGCATCCACCGCTAATTGGCTGGTTTTTGGCCTTTTGGAATCAGTTTGGCTTGAGTAATATTTGGGTGCGCATGCTGCAAATCATCGCATCGAATTTAATTGCCTTGTTGATGTATGTTGCTTTAAGGCGGATTGATGAACAAAAAGCACTTTGGGTCAGCTTGATTTATTTATTAAGCCCGGTGAGTTTGTTTGATATTGCAATTTTAACAGATACGCCGTTGATGATTTTTAGTTTCTTGGGTGTGTTTTGCTTGATGATGGCAGAGCAGGGCCGAGGAACTAAGTATTATATCTTTGCTGGCTTAGGCTTGGGTGCGGCTTATTTTCAAAATACTTAATGTTACCGGTTGCCATCGGTGTGTTACTTTATTTTATATTCTCTCCAGAAGTAAAGCGTCGTTGGCTGAAGTTATTAATTACCCCNNNNNNNNNNNNNNNNNNNNNNNNNNNNNNNNNNNNNNNNNNNNNNNNNNNNNNNNNNNNNNNNNNNNNNNNNNNNNNNNNNNNNNNNNNNNNNNNNNNNNNNNNNNNNNNNNNNNNNNNNNNNNNNNNNNNNNNNNNNNNNNNNNNNNNNNNNNNNNNNNNNNNNNNNNNNNNNNNNNNNNNNNNNNNNNNNNNNNNNNNNNNNNNNNNNNNNNNNNNNNNNNNNNNNNNNNNNNNNNNNNNNNNNNNNNNNNNNNNNNNNNNNNNNNNNNNNNNNNNNNNNNNNNNNNNNNNNNNNNNNNNNNNNNNNNNNNNNNNNNNNNNNNNNNNNNNNNNNNNNNNNNNNNNNNNNNNNNNNNNNNNNNNNNNNNNNNNNNNNNNNNNNNNNNNNNNNNNNNNNNNNNNNNNNNNNNNNNNNNNNNNNNNNNNNNNNNNNNNNNNNNNNNNNNNNNNNNNNNNNNNNNNNNNNNNNNNNNNNNNNNNNNNNNNNNNNNNNNNNNNNNNNNNNNNNNNNNNNNNNNNNNNNNNNNNNNNNNNNNNNNNNNNNNNNNNNNNNNNNNNNNNNNNNNNNNNNNNNNNNNNNNNNNNNNNNNNNNNNNNNNNNNNNNNNNNNNNNNNNNNNNNNNNNNNNNNNNNNNNNNNNNNNNNNNNNNNNNNNNNNNNNNNNNNNNNNNNNNNNNNNNNNNNNNNNNNNNNNNNNNNNNNNNNNNNNNNNNNNNNNNNNNNNNNNNNNNNNNNNNNNNNNNNNNNNNNNNNNNNNNNNNNNNNNNNNNNNNNNNNNNNNNNNNNNNNNNNNNNNNNNNNNNNNNNNNNNNNNNNNNNNNNNNNNNNNNNNNNNNNNNNNNNNNNNNNNNNNNNNNNNNNNNNNNNNNNNNNNNNNNNNNNNNNNNNNNNNNNNNNNNNNNNNNNNNNNNNNNNNNNNNNNNNNNNNNNNNNNNNNNNNNNNNNNNNNNNNNNNNNNNNNNNNNNNNNNNNNNNNNNNNNNNNNNNNNNNNNNNNNNNNNNNNNNNNNNNNNNNNNNNNNNNNNNNNNNNNNNNNNNNNNNNNNNNNNNNNNNNNNNNNNNNNNNNNNNNNNNNNNNNNNNNNNNNNNNNNNNNNNNNNNNNNNNNNNNNNNNNNNNNNNNNNNNNNNNNNNNNNNNNNNNNNNNNNNNNNNNNNNNNNNNNNNNNNNNNNNNNNNNNNNNNNNNNNNNNNNNNNNNNNNNNNNNNNNNNNNNNNNNNNNNNNNNNNNNNNNNNNNNNNNNNNNNNNNNNNNNNNNNNNNNNNNNNNNNNNNNNNNNNNNNNNNNNNNNNNNNNNNNNNNNNNNNNNNNNNNNNNNNNNNNNNNNNNNNNNNNNNNNNNNNNNNNNNNNNNNNNNNNNNNNNNNNNNNNNNNNNNNNNNNNNNNNNNNNNNNNNNNNNNNNNNNNNNNNNNNNNNNNNNNNNNNNNNNNNNNNNNNNNNNNNNNNNNNNNNNNNNNNNNNNNNNNNNNNNNNNNNNNNNNNNNNNNNNNNNNNNNNNNNNNNNNNNNNNNNNNNNNNNNNNNNNNNNNNNNNNNNNNNNNNNNNNNNNNNNNNNNNNNNNNNNNNNNNNNNNNNNNNNNNNNNNNNNNNNNNNNNNNNNNNNNNNNNNNNNNNNNNNNNNNNNNNNNNNNNNNNNNNNNNNNNNNNNNNNNNNNNNNNNNNNNNNNNNNNNNNNNNNNNNNNNNNNNNNNNNNNNNNNNNNNNNNNNNNNNNNNNNNNNNNNNNNNNNNNNNNNNNNNNNNNNNNNNNNNNNNNNNNNNNNNNNNNNNNNNNNNNNNNNNNNNNNNNNNNNNNNNNNNNNNNNNNNNNNNNNNNNNNNNNNNNNNNNNNNNNNNNNNNNNNNNNNNNNNNNNNNNNNNNNNNNNNNNNNNNNNNNNNNNNNNNNNNNNNNNNNNNNNNNNNNNNNNNNNNNNNNNNNNNNNNNNNNNNNNNNNNNNNNNNNNNNNNNNNNNNNNNNNNATTCATTTGAAAGGTGAAAATCCAAAGCAAGATGCTGAAAAAATAAAGGAAATTTTGCCAGAACAGGTGCGTTTGATTGATACTAAAAAAACTTACCCATTGGTTGATCGTGAAAGTTTACCTACAGGCTCTATTATTGATGTGGGTGGTGTTGCGATGGGTGGCAAAACGATTCAAGTGATCAGTGGGCCTTGCTCTGTGGAGACGCCGGAGCAGATGGTTGCTGCGGCAAAAATGGTTAAGAATGCAGGCTGTCGATTAATGCGTGGTGGAGCATTCAAGCCAAGAACCAATCCCTACAGTTTTCAGGGGCATGGTATTGATGGCTTAACGATGTTAGAGCAAGCGGCTCGGCCTAATGAGCTGCCGATAGTGACAGAGTTGTTAGATGTGAGGCATTTAGAACATTTCTTGTCAACAGGTGTGGATTTGATTCAAATTGGCACACGCAATATGCAGAACTTCGAATTATTAAAAGAAGTTGGACGAACAAAAACACCGGTTTTATTAAAGCGTGGCATGTGTGCGACGATTAAAGAGTGGTTGAATGCGGCTGAGTATATCGCAGCACATGGGAACTCAAATATTATCTTGTGTGAGCGTGGGGTACGTAGCTTTGAGAGTGCATATCGCAATATGTTAGATATCACTGCAATTCCAGTATTAAAGCGTGAAACGCATTTGCCTGTTATTATAGATCCGAGTCATGCTGGGGGCTGTGCTTCGCTGGTCCCTGCTTTATCGAAAGCAGCAATTGCTGCGGGTGCAGACGGTTTGATTATAGAGTCACATCATCAGCCCGAACAAGCGTGGTGTGATGCAGAGCAAGCGCTAAGCCCACAGAGTTTGGCGCAGTTGATGCAAGAACTGGCTTTGATTGCGAAAAGTGTTAATCGTGATATCTGAGAGGAAGATAGTAATGAATCCAGCATTGAATGAATTGCGTCATAAGATTGATGATATCGACCTTAAGTTATTAGATTTATTAAACCAGCGCGCACTATGTGCTTTAGAAGTTGCCTCGGTGAAAAAGCAGGCGAATATTGCGAAATTTTACTGCCCAGAGCGGGAACAGGCTGTTTTAAAAAGAATTCTTGAAAACAATCACGGGCCTTTGGAAGATAAAGCGGTTTATCATATTTTCCGTCAAATTATGTCATTGAACTTAAGTTTGCAGCAGCCATTAACCGTCGCTTGTTTAGGTCCTGAGGGAACTTATTCTGAAGAAGCGGCCTACGGGCAGCTAGGAGACTTCATTGAGCTTTCTTTGGAGAGCTCTTTTAGCGATATTACCAATAGGTTATTAGCTGAACAGGTAAAGTTAGCGGTTATGCCGCTTTATAATAGTACGACAGGAGTGATTGCTCCTGTGTTAGATCAATTGCTAAAGTCAGATGTATATATCAGCGAGGAACATCATTTGGCGATACAGCATAATCTATTGGTCAATGATAAGACTGTAGAGATTAATAAGATTTATGCACATGAGCAGTCATTACAGCAGTGTAAACGCTGGTTAAAGCGAAACCAAACAAATGTGAAATGCATTGCTGTTGCAAGTAATGGCGAAGCGGCGATCCGGGCTAAAAATGAGGTTGGCGCAGCAGCGATTGCATCAGCGCGCTGTGCTGAAAAATTAGGCTTAAGGATTCACGCTGAGCACATTATGGATGCGCTTAATAATACAACTACCTTTGTTGTCATTAATAAAGGGAAAGCTGAGATTAAGCCTAATCTATCAATATGTTACCTTTGGTTAAATCATCATGATGATCTTAATAGAGTGATTGAGCTTGCTGATACTGCAGGGGTGGATTATTGGCCGTGCTCAAAAGGTGTTCTCGTTAGGTTGTCAGAGAAGAATAAGCATGATAGGCTATCTTGTACTGTTAAAAAGGTACAGGATGAAGTGCGATCATGTCGTATTCTTGGCTGTGCCTAGATTAAGGTTTGATATTTTAAAGGTTATAAATTTTCGTGTTATTGGTTGAGTGAGATAATGAAAAAATTGCAGATTAAGCCGTCACAGTTGCAAGGCCGCATAGAAATACCATCCTCCAAGTCACATACGTTACGAGCAATTTTATTTGCCTCTTTAGCTGAAGGAAACAGTGGTATCGAATCTTTTTTGCCTTCGCCAGATGCGTATGCAATGATCGATGCTTGTCGAGCGCTGGGGGCAGAAGTTACCGTTATTGAGTCTGAAAATCGTTTGGATATTAAAGGAGTGTCGGGTCAGCCACAGCAGCCAGATAATATTTTAGATGCGGGTAATTCAGGCCAGGTTTTGCGGTTTGTTGGTGCAATTCTAGGTTTAATCCCAGGGTATAGCGTCATGACTGGGGATCACTCCGTACGTTTTAATCGCCCGGCTTTGCCTTTAATTGAAGGCTTAAAGCAGCTCGGCGCGGAGTGTATTTCAACGAAAGGGGATGGGCATGCGCCTTTGATTATTCGTGGGCCGATGCAAGGGAATCGTGCACAGATAGAAGGTCAAGATTCACAGCCGGTTTCAGCTTTATTAATCGCAAGTTTATTTATTCCAGGTGAGACAGAAATTATTGTCGATAACCCTGGAGAATTGCCTTGGTTGGACTTAACTTTAAGCTGGTTTGATCGTTTAGGTCTGTCTTATCAACGTGAAGGCTATACACGCTTTATCATTCCTGGAGTACAAAAAATTGCCGGTTTTAATTACCGAGTCCCGGGAGACTTTAGTTCACTTGCCTATCCTGTGGCCGCAGCTTTGGTGACGAAAAGCTCGGTGATTATTGATAATGTTGATTTAGAAGATGCTCAAGGCGATAAGAAACTACTCGATGTTTTAGTGAAAATGGGTGCTAATTTTGAATATAATGCGCTAGAAAAATCCTTGCAGGTGTTACCTGTAGAAAAACTTCAGGGTATTCGTTTTGATATTAATGAGTTTGTGGATGCGATTACCATTATGGCAGTGATTGCATGTCATGCCGAAGGACAAACGTTGATCTCGGGTGCGGGCATCGCGCGTAAAAAAGAGTCAAATCGTCTCACCGCAATTACCACAGAGCTGAAAAAGTTAGGTGCTGATATTGCAGAAACAGAAGATGGTTTGCATATTATGGGTGGACAATCGCTGACCAATCAGAAAAACTTGCAAAGCTATCATGATCATCGCATTGCTATGTCGATGACCGTTGCAGCGTTGGCAGCAGTAGGTGATTGCGAAATTGCTGACAGTGAGTGTATTGCTAAAAGCTATCCAAGTTTCGTTACACAAATGCAAGCGTTAGGTGTTAATATTCGAGAATTAGCATGCGCATAATTTTGTGTGGATCTAAAGGTGTCGGCAAAACGACTTTAGGGCAGCAGCTAGCCAAAGCAAAAAATTGGCCATTTTTTGATCTCGATGAACTATTAAAGAATCACTATAATCAGCAAGAAAATACCGAGTTTACTATCCCTGAAATTTTTAAAAATTTAGGTGAGACTGGCTTTCGTAATTTAGAAACTCAAGTGATTTTATCACTTAATTTACCTGAGTCTTGTGTACTTGCTACAGGTGGTGGTGCTATTTTAGCAAAAATCAATCGTCAGACTTTACGGCAATTAGGCCAAGTGGTTTATTTAGATGCTGATAGTAAGCTATTAGAGAAGCGTTATTTATCAGGGAAAAAGCCGGCTTATATCCATAATAGTATGGATAAAGGTTTGGCTGAATTTTTAAAACTTTGCCAAAACCGTCATGACTATTATCAACAAGCTGCACATCATAGTATTAAGATTAATTGCGATACAGCGCATTTAACGATTATGCAATTAGAAGCATTAGGAGAGTCTTGTGGCCAGTAATTCATTTGGACAAATTTTTCGTATTACGACCTGGGGTGAGTCTCATGGTAAAGGCATTGGTGTTGTGATTGATGGTTGTCCTGCCGGTTTAGTGATTAATGAAGATGATATTAATGCTGAATTGGACCTACGTGTAACGGGCAAAAATCGTTTTACTTCGCCACGTAAAGAAAAAGACCATGCACAAATTTATTCAGGAGTTTTTGAAGGAAAAACAACTGGTGCGCCATTGTCGATTGTCATTCATAACCATGATGCAGACTCGAGTAAATATGAGCCGATCAAAAATTTATTGCGCCCAGGTCATGCGAACTACACTTACCTGGAAAAATACGGTGTATTTGATTATCGTGGTGGTGGGCGCTCTTCGGCCCGTGAGACAGCGTGTCGAGTGGCTGCTGGGGCGGTTGCTAAAAAATTATTAGATCACTTTGGGATAGAAATTGCCGCAAGTATTCAATCGATTGGCTCTATTGATGCAAGTTTAAATGTAGAAAAACTACCTAAACTAAAACAAGCGATTTACCAACATCCATTATATTGTGCTGATCCTGCCGCTGGTGAGAGAATGATGGCAGAGTTAGATAGCGCGATTAATGATGGTGACTCCCTAGGGGGTATTATTCAGTTTTCTGCCATTGGTGTGCCTGTTGGTGTGGGCGACCCCGTTTATGAGAAATTGGAAGCTAATTTAGCAAAAGCGATGATGACACTGCCTGCAAGCAAAGGAGTTAGTATTGGGGAAGGGTTTTCAGCATCACGGATGCAAGGTTCTGAGCACAATGATTTGTTTGCAGAGGATAAAGCCTTATTAACCAATCATGCCGGTGGGACCTTGGGTGGAATTAGTACCGGAGAATGCATTAGTGGGCAAGTTGCGTTTAAACCAACGTCAAGCATTAAAAAAGCACAAGCAACAGCCAATATTACAGGGGAGAAAGCCAGCTTTTCACTACCTGAAGGTTCTCGTCATGACCCTTGTGTTGCGATTCGTGCGGTTCCTGTGGTCGAGTCTATGTTAGCTTTGGTATTGGCAGATGCTTTACTCGTGAACCGCGCGGCGAAATTATAAAAATAAATGGATAAGGTAAAAAGCATATTATGTTGCAGTTAGAAGTCACCACAAAACCGGCCTACAATATTGATATAGATTCAGGGCTATTAAAGTCAGATCAATTAATACAAGACTGCATCACGCTTTCTAAGCGAATCGTATTAATTACCGATGATCAAGTAAGAACATTGTATGCGGAACAGTTTAGGTCGAAGCTAGTGGAACAAAGCGCTGAAGTTTTGCTGCTCAGTATAGGTTTGGGTGAGGAGTGCAAAACACGCGAGGTGAAGCAAAGGCTTGAAGATGCCATGCTCGATGCAGGCTTTACACGAGATACTTTAGTGATTGCACTTGGCGGTGGAGTGGTGACAGATATTGCGGGCTATTTAGCCGCGACTTATTGTCGTGGTGTGCCGGTGCTATATATTCCAACTAGTCTACTTGCTATGGTTGATGCCAGCATTGGTGGAAAAACAGGGGTGAATACTCCTTTTGGCAAAAATATGATCGGAACAATCACCCAACCTGTGCGTGTTGTGATTGATCCTGGTGTATTGCAGACACTCTCAATGCGAGAACGCAAAGCGGGATTTATAGAGATTTTAAAACATGCTTTAATCAGTGATCGCGAGTTTTTTGATAAATTAACTGAGAATGCCAAATCTTTGCTAAACTTAGATAATAGAAAAGTACTGGCTGAAGTGATTCTTAAAAGCTGCCAAGTTAAAAAGCATGTTGTCAGCATCGATGAGCATGAAAAAGGCTTGCGCCAAGTTTTAAATTTAGGTCATACGATAGCCCACGCTTTAGAGATTGTCAGTGGTCATACCCTTAATCATGGCGAAGCGGTTGCTTTAGGTTTAATGGTTGAAGCTGATTATGCTGTGCGTTTGGGTGTTTTAGCAAAAAGCGAAAGCGATAAATTAATATATTTCTTAAAAATAAATGGCTTATTACCTAGTATTCCTAGATTAGGGTTAACAGAAATTCTAGCTGCTCTGACTCTTGATTAAAAAAGTACTGGATAAGAAAGTAAGGTTGGTTTTACTCGAAAAGATCGGTCTTGTTTATGTAAAAGATGGGCAATATAGTCATGTTGTTGATCAAGATATTTTAAATCAATCTATTCAAGCTATTTTATTTTAATCCAGTAATTTTAACTCTTTAAGCAGAAAAATATTTGTTTTTGATTTATTCATTTTAATTTAATAAATCATGTCTATGCCTTTTGTATGCAACGAAAGAAAATAAAAAGGTATAGCTTATGCGAAAAGAGGCAATCGGTTTGGTTTTAGGGCTATGGGGAAGTATCACAATTGCAAGTGATATTCCTCAGGGTGCTGGGCGCTATCTAACTGAGTTACCCGCACAAGATAGTGAGGGAAATAACTTAAGAAGTGTAAAGGGGGTAATCAAAAAATCGAATAGCTTTCAGGGGCCAATACCGACACATACCTGGTGGTCATCGTTAATTTGGGATTTTAATGGCAACCAGCCTCACTCACAACCGATGTTTGCCCATCCATTAGCTTTTCAGGCAGAAAAACAAGGATTAGGCATAGGTTATCCTGACCAGCCGATTGTTTATAATATTGAGTGGCAGGGTACTATTTATAATCGAGGGGCGGGTTATCGTTACTCTTATCAAAAAGATTTATTAGTTTCTTTGCAAGGTGAGCAGTTTGATAAAACGGTGGCAGAGAGTTACAGCGATTGGACGGTGGGAGCGCTTTGGCAGAATAGCCAAAACTCACTGAAAGCAACTTTAGGGCACGGTTTACCTTTTATCTATTTTGAGCGCTCTGGTAATCGTCCTGTAGAAGTGAAGTTAAATCGAGTATCTCAGCGAGCGATTGATTTTCCTTTTAAGTCGAAACGTTATCATTTCGAAAACTTACATGGGAGTTATCAGGGAGGAAATATTGGATTTAATATTCCTGTTAACGCCTTAGAGCCGGGTGCTGCTGTAAAAGTTAGATTTGCATTAGATTTTGATGGTGACGGCGAATCCGACCGTATAGAGCAATATGCTTTATTTCCGACTGATGGTTCTAGTGTTTCGTGGGAAATTTATAATGAAAACTCTCATGGCGGTATCGATCAAAACCACAGTTATGGTGATTATCAAAATTTTAATAATGGCAATGTTTCGATAGATATTTGGCGTAATTTTGGTTCTGGAGATATCTTAATTGATCAAAGTCAAGCTCGAGTTGTTTTACCTTATCAGTTAGATCGTACAAATATATTAAATTTTAATAATAATCGTGAAGGAAGTATTGCTAGATTAGAGCAGGATAAAAATGAAGTATGGTATCAAAATGCCAACGTGATGGGTTTAAGTGTTAATGGTCATCACTATGGCTTATTTGCCCCCAGTGGCAGTCAATGGAGTGTGAGTGGTAATCGTAGTTTAATAAGCTCGAATTTAGCAGGAAAAAATTATTGGTCAGTTGCCTTATTACCTGAAAAAAACATTGAGACTTTATTGGAATTTAAGAAATATGCTTATTCTTTTGTGACATCTGGAAAGGCTAACTATCAGTATCAGCCTGAAAGTTCTGAAATAGTAACAGATTTTATATTGAACTTTGATCAAAAAGAGCCTGCGAATCATAATAATCAAACAGTGATGGCTTTATATCCACATCAATGGAAAAATCTACTAGGCTCTCCAACGAATATAGAGTATCAGTCTTCAAGAGGAATGATGAAGGCGATTATCGATAATAAATTTAAAACAGTGCGAAAATTTTCAGGAATTATATCAAGTCTGCCCATTGATCCCTCTCAACAAGATCACTTGAAAGCCCAACTTATTGGTGAATATAACGCATTGCGTAATCAAGGTGGTTTTAGCAAAA
This genomic stretch from Piscirickettsia litoralis harbors:
- the pheA gene encoding chorismate mutase, with translation MNPALNELRHKIDDIDLKLLDLLNQRALCALEVASVKKQANIAKFYCPEREQAVLKRILENNHGPLEDKAVYHIFRQIMSLNLSLQQPLTVACLGPEGTYSEEAAYGQLGDFIELSLESSFSDITNRLLAEQVKLAVMPLYNSTTGVIAPVLDQLLKSDVYISEEHHLAIQHNLLVNDKTVEINKIYAHEQSLQQCKRWLKRNQTNVKCIAVASNGEAAIRAKNEVGAAAIASARCAEKLGLRIHAEHIMDALNNTTTFVVINKGKAEIKPNLSICYLWLNHHDDLNRVIELADTAGVDYWPCSKGVLVRLSEKNKHDRLSCTVKKVQDEVRSCRILGCA
- a CDS encoding ZIP family metal transporter, giving the protein MTELLAIKLISVFIILAVTLFSGWLPFKKRFKSSHASEFPLGEAIAAGVFLGAGLMHMLGDAASDFNQNHIDYPVPFLLAGIVFLALLWLEHIGRELYEHQGAQSPAFALLATLMLSVHSFLAGAALGLTAALSSTLVILLAIITHKWAASFALAVHINKSRLSIKLRIICFAVFALMTPLGILFGNITASLSHYPLIAPSFTALSAGTFLYLGTLHGLNRAVMIDKCCNLKHFSFVIIGFTIMAIVAIWT
- a CDS encoding ArnT family glycosyltransferase — translated: MATALLKGQQPALENGFKVFCWLSLITFLIKVYLAHLVPITGDEAEYIYWGQHFSWGYYEHPPLIGWFLAFWNQFGLSNIWVRMLQIIASNLIALLMYVALRRIDEQKALWVSLIYLLSPVSLFDIAILTDTPLMIFSFLGVFCLMMAEQGRGTKYYIFAGLGLGAAYFQNT
- the aroF gene encoding 3-deoxy-7-phosphoheptulonate synthase; this translates as IHLKGENPKQDAEKIKEILPEQVRLIDTKKTYPLVDRESLPTGSIIDVGGVAMGGKTIQVISGPCSVETPEQMVAAAKMVKNAGCRLMRGGAFKPRTNPYSFQGHGIDGLTMLEQAARPNELPIVTELLDVRHLEHFLSTGVDLIQIGTRNMQNFELLKEVGRTKTPVLLKRGMCATIKEWLNAAEYIAAHGNSNIILCERGVRSFESAYRNMLDITAIPVLKRETHLPVIIDPSHAGGCASLVPALSKAAIAAGADGLIIESHHQPEQAWCDAEQALSPQSLAQLMQELALIAKSVNRDI
- the aroB gene encoding 3-dehydroquinate synthase, with protein sequence MLQLEVTTKPAYNIDIDSGLLKSDQLIQDCITLSKRIVLITDDQVRTLYAEQFRSKLVEQSAEVLLLSIGLGEECKTREVKQRLEDAMLDAGFTRDTLVIALGGGVVTDIAGYLAATYCRGVPVLYIPTSLLAMVDASIGGKTGVNTPFGKNMIGTITQPVRVVIDPGVLQTLSMRERKAGFIEILKHALISDREFFDKLTENAKSLLNLDNRKVLAEVILKSCQVKKHVVSIDEHEKGLRQVLNLGHTIAHALEIVSGHTLNHGEAVALGLMVEADYAVRLGVLAKSESDKLIYFLKINGLLPSIPRLGLTEILAALTLD
- the aroC gene encoding chorismate synthase — translated: MASNSFGQIFRITTWGESHGKGIGVVIDGCPAGLVINEDDINAELDLRVTGKNRFTSPRKEKDHAQIYSGVFEGKTTGAPLSIVIHNHDADSSKYEPIKNLLRPGHANYTYLEKYGVFDYRGGGRSSARETACRVAAGAVAKKLLDHFGIEIAASIQSIGSIDASLNVEKLPKLKQAIYQHPLYCADPAAGERMMAELDSAINDGDSLGGIIQFSAIGVPVGVGDPVYEKLEANLAKAMMTLPASKGVSIGEGFSASRMQGSEHNDLFAEDKALLTNHAGGTLGGISTGECISGQVAFKPTSSIKKAQATANITGEKASFSLPEGSRHDPCVAIRAVPVVESMLALVLADALLVNRAAKL
- a CDS encoding AT hook motif family protein: MLQLKKAAAKKTVEKKPAAKKAAAKKPAAKKVVAKKPVAKKTVAKSAALKKRGRPKLPTVSSTEITVLDKDIAKLTTTIEKLMKDLVSDKKSIAAARTALKKSNTKTNANKLVKAKDSQDATTAKLREAKDELKLARSERSQVVALEKERIQEEMRQERALEQLEVAVEKYREKLVRQFDREKERRAKLLDKKRSRARRK
- a CDS encoding shikimate kinase; the protein is MRIILCGSKGVGKTTLGQQLAKAKNWPFFDLDELLKNHYNQQENTEFTIPEIFKNLGETGFRNLETQVILSLNLPESCVLATGGGAILAKINRQTLRQLGQVVYLDADSKLLEKRYLSGKKPAYIHNSMDKGLAEFLKLCQNRHDYYQQAAHHSIKINCDTAHLTIMQLEALGESCGQ
- the aroA gene encoding 3-phosphoshikimate 1-carboxyvinyltransferase, with the translated sequence MKKLQIKPSQLQGRIEIPSSKSHTLRAILFASLAEGNSGIESFLPSPDAYAMIDACRALGAEVTVIESENRLDIKGVSGQPQQPDNILDAGNSGQVLRFVGAILGLIPGYSVMTGDHSVRFNRPALPLIEGLKQLGAECISTKGDGHAPLIIRGPMQGNRAQIEGQDSQPVSALLIASLFIPGETEIIVDNPGELPWLDLTLSWFDRLGLSYQREGYTRFIIPGVQKIAGFNYRVPGDFSSLAYPVAAALVTKSSVIIDNVDLEDAQGDKKLLDVLVKMGANFEYNALEKSLQVLPVEKLQGIRFDINEFVDAITIMAVIACHAEGQTLISGAGIARKKESNRLTAITTELKKLGADIAETEDGLHIMGGQSLTNQKNLQSYHDHRIAMSMTVAALAAVGDCEIADSECIAKSYPSFVTQMQALGVNIRELACA